In Tsuneonella sp. CC-YZS046, the genomic window CCATCACATCGACATCATCCTCTTCCAGCAGATCCTCGAACCAGTCGATTTCAGCCGCACCCCATTGGGTGTGGTAGCGGTCGAAGAAACCGCCGATCATATAGTCCGCCTCACGCGTGCCGCGATGCCAGGCGCGAAACTTCAGGCGAGCGAGACGGACGGACCCGGGGGCGGAGACATTGGACATGAATTTGCCGGTAAGGCAGGCGGCGTGGGCAGGCAACCCACCCTTCGACCTATTTTCCGCGCAGGGCGGCAAGAATTTCCGGCGCGGGCCTGCCGATCAGATCCTTGGCCAGTTCGCCTTGCAGGGCCAATTCGAGCTGCTTGTGAAAATGGCGGCGCAATTCGCCCAGCGTGCGCGGGGCGGCGATCACCACCAGCTTTTCGATCTTGTGATCCAGAACCTGCCGGTTCAGCCAGTCCGCGACAGCGGCGGCATGGGCGTCTTCATCCAGCAAGTGCCCGGTCGGATTGCCCGAGCTGGAATAGTGATGCGCACCGGCGCCCTTGTTGTGCTTGTCCAGCCTGGGGGCGGGGAGGGGCGCAAGCTGCGGTTCCGCCTCGTTTCCGGCGTTCCTGAACAATTCGAACCGCTTGCCGTCGATCAAGGCGATAACGGTATTGTGGGCCAGCAACATGCGATTGCTCCTCTCGTTACGATGGCCTGCATTTCATCATAGCATGGAGGTGGAACAATGCGCTGCGTCAAATCTGGCGATTTTCCCGCCAACCTGTCTATGAAGGGCCATGCGGCCCGAATGCCTCAACCCGGTCTTTGCGGAAACGGACAGTCTCGACGGTGTCGGGCCCAAGCTGCGCAAGCCGCTTGAAAAGCTGGGGCTGAATCGGCTGCGGGATCTGGCCTATCATCTGCCGGATCGCTTCGTGCAACGGCGCGCCGTGGGCAATCTCGATGAAGCGTCGGTGGGGGAGCAGATCGTGATTGCGCTGACGCCCACCGAGCACCGCTCCACGTCGGGGCGTGGGCCATATCGCGTGCTGGCGCAGGATGCGGCGGGGAACATCTGCGCGCTGACCTATTTCGGCCGCGCTTCCTACACCGCGAAGAAGCAGCTTCCGGTCGGCGAGATGCGCTGGGTGGCGGGCAGGCTCGATCAATATGGGCAGATGCTGCAGATCGTGCATCCCGACCATGTCGCGGAAGAAAGCAGCGCGATGCTCGGGCAATTGTGCGAGCCGGTTTATGCGCTTTCCGAAGGGCTGACCCAGCCGCGCATTGCCGCTCTCGTCCAGCAGGCGCTAGGGCGGTTGCCCAAATTGCCGGAATGGATCGAGCCGGGCCTGCTGGCCAAAATGCAATGGCCGGTCTGGCGCGATGCGCTGCTGCTGGCGCATAAGGCGGAGCATCCCGCGGCGCGGGATCGTCTGGCCTATGATGAATTGCTGGCCAACAGCCTTGCCTTGATGCTGGTGCGCGACGCCAATCGCAGCCGCAAGGGAACGCCGCTCACGGGCGATAATTCGCTCAGGGCGAAGCTGGACTTGCCGTTTCCGCTCACAGGCGCGCAGCAGCGCTCTATCCGCGAGATCGAGGGGGACCTGGCCCAGGGCGCCCCGATGCTGCGCCTGCTGCAGGGCGATGTCGGCGCGGGCAAGACTGTGGTCGCGCTGGAAGCGATGCTGCTGGCGGTGGAGGCGGGCGCACAGGCCGCCATGCTGGCTCCCACCGAGATTCTCGCGCGCCAGCACTACCAGACCTTGCGTGGCCTTGCCGCGCCGACCGGAGTGAACATCGCGCTGCTGACCGGGCGAGACAAGGGCAAGGCCCGGGAGTCGATCCTGATGGGCCTGATGGATGGCAGTATCGACATCGTGGTGGGCACTCATGCGATTTTTCAGGAGAGCGTGAGCTATCGCAATCTCGCGCTGGTGGTGATCGACGAGCAGCATCGCTTCGGAGTGGGCCAGCGGTTGATGCTCACGCAGAAGGGCAAGCGCACGCCGCACTGCCTTGCCATGACGGCGACCCCCATCCCGCGCACCCTGACGCTGGCGCAATATGGCGAGATGGACGTGTCCCGGCTCGATGAGATGCCGCCCGGCCGTCAGCCGATCGACACGCGCGTGATCGCCGTGGATCGTTTGGCCGATGTGGCGGCGGGAGTCGAACGGCATATCGCAAGCGGCCAGCAGGCCTATTGGGTCTGCCCCATGGTGCGCGACAGCGAGACGGAGGATCTGGCCGCCGCTGAGGCGCGTTTTACGTCCCTTAAGGCGCGTTTCGGTGACGCTGTGGTGCTTGTGCATGGCCAGCTCAAGCCGGAAATCAAGGACGCTGCCATGGAACGCTTCGCCAGCGGCGATGCGCGCGTGCTGGTCGCGACCACGGTGATCGAGGTCGGCGTCGATGTGCCAAACGCCACGCTGATGGTGATCGAGCAGGCGGAGCGTTTCGGCCTTGCCCAGCTGCATCAGTTGCGGGGCAGGGTGGGGCGCGGGTCGGAGAAATCGGTGTGCCTTCTCCTGCGCGGGGAGCATCTTTCCGAAACCGCGCGGCAGCGCCTGGGTTTGATGCGGGAAACGCAGGATGGCTTCCGCCTGGCCGAGGAGGACCTGAAGCTGCGCGGCGGCGGGGAACTGCTGGGCACCCGGCAATCGGGCGATACGCCGTTCAATGTGGCCAATCTGGAGCAGATCCAGCGGTTGCTGCCGCTGGCCCATGACGATGCCCGCCTGCTGGTGGAGCGGGATGGCGGCCTTTCCAGCCCGCGCGGGGAAGCGGCGCGGATTCTGCTCTACCTGTTCGAGCGGGACTGGGGCGTGCAACTGCTTCGGGGCGGTTAGCGGCCAGTCTCAGGTGCGGCTGCCGATGCCGTGCTGAACAAGCCGTTTTGCGGGAAGATCGCGATTGATGTTCGGGAAACTGTCCGCCCGGCTACGCGGCCAGAGACTGGCTTACCTTGCCCGGCTCGAACAGGATCGGCACTTCATGCATCCCGCCGACCTGCCCTGAAACCCATCGTGTCGGGCGTTCGGGGTCAAGCTCGAATTCCGGAATGCGGGCAAGGAAGCGCTCGATCATCGCGATGGCTTCGACCTTGGCCAGATAGGCGCCAAGGCAATGATGGATGCCGATCCCAAAGGCGAAATGATGATTGGGCTTGCGATCGGGGATAAAGCGATCCGGGTGCGGAAACTGGCGCGGATCGCGATTGGTGATCTGATGAATCATGCCCACGATCTGCCCTGGCTGGAGATCTACGCCGGCGATGGTGATCGGATTGACCACTTTACGGAAAATGCAGGCAGGGCCGTCGAGCCGCAGAAATTCATCGACAGCGCTGGGGATCAGCTCCGGCTTGCGGGTGAGCTGGCGGCGCAACTCCTTGTCCCAGGCAAGGCGGTAGAAGCAATTCGCCAGAAAACGCAGCGTATTGTCGAAGCCGCCAAGCAGCAGCACGGTGAAGAAATCGAGCAGTTCCTCGTCGTTCAGCCGTTGCCCGTCATATTCGCTGTTGATGATTTCGCTCAGAAGCCCGTCGTTCGGTTCCTTGCGCCGCAATTCCACGGTTTCCCGCCAATAGGCTTCCATCTCCTTCATGACGGGCGCGGCGGCTTCGGGATCGGTTGCCCCTTCCACCATCGCATGAACGAAGCGCCGAAATTTTTCGGCATCCTCCATCGACAGGCCGACGATCGCGCAGAAGGCATAGCCAGGCATGGGGTCGGTCGCCTGACAGACGTCGATCCGGCCTTTGTCGATCACCCTGTCGACCAGCATATCGGCAATCGCCCGCATGTCGTCGAGCATGCGGTTGGCGCGGACCTTGGTGAAGGGGGCCTGCACCATCCGGCGATAATGGGTGTGATCAGGCTCGTCCTGCCCGGACAGCATGAAGGGCTTGCCGCTGGGGGTCGAATATTGCGGGAAAGTCACCGCGGAGTTCGAAAAATCGACCGTGTTCTGATGAATTTCCCGGCTCGCCTGCCAGCTTGTCACCACCCAGAAGCCGCCATGGGCATTGCTCCAGGCGATTTCCTCGCCTGCGGCAATCGCCTCATCGCGGATCATCTCGAAATATTCATACGGCGTGCCGTCAGGCCCCAGCGGGGTCGCATAATGATCGAAGTTCGAGATCAGGCTCATCGTTTGATCCTCAGGCATCGATTGCGGTCCGGACGCGCTCCCATTCATCGCTATTGCAGAGCGGATCCCCCGGATTAAGCACGCCAAAGCCCTTCATCACGATCCGGTCATCGGTGTTCTGGCGCTGGTTTGAAAACTTGTTCGTCCCCAGATCGCGCTTGCCCGGCAGCGGACGGAAATAGGCCTCGTCGGAGAAAAAGCGGAAGGTGTAGCTGCGCCGCAGCTGGTCCGGCCTGGTCGGCGCGCCGCCATGCAGGCAGCCCGGATGGAATGCGAGCACGTCGCCCCGCTGCATGGAGGTGGAGAAAATATCCCATTTCTCGCGCTCGGCTTCGATGTTGGGAAGACGGGGCAGGTCCTTCTCATCGTAGAGCGGCGCCGTGAAGTCGGTCGGATCATACATCGATGCGTTGAACAGGGTGCCATTGTGCGATTTGCGCACCACTTCGAGCACGTTCTCCTCATCGAGAGGATCGAGGGGAATCCAGAAGATCAGCAGGCCCGGGCCGTAAAAGGGGATGTAGGACGTATCCTGATGCCAGGCGGTCCGGCGCGCGCCGCCGGTCTTCTGCCACATCTGCTCGAGATAATAATAGGTGTCCCGCCCTCCGAAGAGATCGCGCGCGATGTCGGCTATGCGGGTTTCCGACATCAGCCGCTGATAGCGTTCGCTGCTTCTGATGGTGTTGTCTGTCAGGAAGTAGATCTCATCCTTCCCGTCACCATACATCCGCTCCGCAAGTTGCTTGTCGGCATTGAAATGCGCTTCATAGCACATTTCCAGCAGATCCATTTCCTGCCAATCCAGCGCGCCCGGTATCAGGACCACGCCATCCTCGGCAAAGCCTTCCGCATATTGGGAATATTGACCTTCCATCTCTCGCCTCGTCCGTTCTGCTTTCGGTGCGACGCACTCGGCCTCAAGGCGCGGTCATGGTCCTTCGCCGCCAGCGTCGTGCGTCATCCCGCCTGTTTATCCGAAGAACCGGCGCAACTCTTGGAATCGCTTGCATGAAAACTTGTAAATGCGGCGCGATATGTGCGGGCGCGCGGTTCGGCTAGGACAGGTTCCGATATTGCCGCGGGGACATTCTGTAGTACCGCCGGAAGGCGTTGGAGAAATGCGCCTGGTCGTAAAATCCCAGCGACAGCGCGATCTCCGAGAGTGAGGCGCCTGCCAAGGCCGGGGAGCGCAACATCTGGGCGGCCCGCTTCATGCGTTCGTTCGCCAGCAGAGCGGTGAATGTGGTGCCGTGGGTGGAAAGCGTTGTCTGAAGGCTTCTCAGGCTCATTCCCAGCCGTGCCGCCGAAGCGGCCGGAGTCAGGTCTTCCGAGCCGATATGATCGCGAATATCCTTCCTTATGTCCTGAAACGCGGCGCGGGTTCTGGCCCTGTCGGGCAGGTCATCGCCGCCGATCATGCACAGATAGGTCAGTTCCAGCGAAGCCTCGAGCAGGTCGTTTAATATGTATTCTGCGGTTTTGCCGGCAAGATCATGCAATTTCTCGAGATATGATCGCAGAAGCAGGGTTCTGGCATCATGCCGGTCGGACTGCATCCCGCTGATCCGGTTGCCGGACCCGAGCCGCCTTTCGACCATCCTGCGAGGAAACAGAATGGTGCGTCCGCTCGCGCCGGCCCTGCAATCGAACGATCCGGTGAGGCTGGTGTCCCAGAGCAGAATATCGCCAGCCTGCATTACCGATTCCCGGCTTCCCGCGGAGAAGCGCAGTCCGCCTGCATTGTAGAGCGTGACGTAGAGGCCGTCCTCCTGCGAATGGACGATCTCGTTCTCTCCCCGGTGCCCCTCGCAGCCCCTGATTTTCGTATCAACGAACAGGCAATCGCCCTGCAGGCGATGCTTCTGCGAAATCGTGCAATCTTCCTTGCTTGATGGCACGACGTTCCAGCAACTCCGGAACCAGTCGTAGCCTGCCGAGCAAGCCTGCGCCGTATCCATCTGGAACATCTCGCTCTCCAATCCATATGCGCGTCTTGCGGAGAGAGCGCCGATCGTCGAGGCGTATGCGGACCTGTGCCCAGCAGATCGCACACGAAAACGTGGCTCACTCACCATCGCGCTTGGAGGGGATGCTACTCCGCCGTTCGGCGCCGGTCAACGCGGGGCGGCATGTGTCGGGCTGCCTTGCCATCAGGCCCCTACAATTGCTCGAATCTCGGGCCGAAGTTTGCAAGATCAGGGATGGGAATACGCGGCTTGCTGTCCAGATCCGCGAAATAGGCGCCCAGGTCGTCCAGGCATTTCCGCCTTACCTCCAGCGGCTGATACGGAATGTTGTGAGCCACGAACGGCTCGATCACCTCCATGCCGACATAGCCCAGGGTGCCCTGGAAAAGATGCCGCAGCATGCCATGCACCAGTGGCCCATGGATGCCGCGCGCGCCCACCATGTCTTCCCGGCCGCCAAGGCTGAAAGCCGCGCTGGCCTTCTTTCCGGCCATCCCGCCGCGTTCATAGATGGTCTTGCCGCCATAGAACTCGCCGGAGATGAAAACACGGTCGAACCAGCCTTTCATGATCGCGGGCGTGCCGAACCAGAACAGCGGGAAGGTCAGCACGATGAGATCGGCCTGCTTCACCTTTTCGATCTCGGCGACGAGATCCGGGGCCAGGGTTCCGGCGTTGAAATTGTGCCTTTGTTCCAAGGCGTAAACAAGATGGTCGGGATTGCCTCGCTCGCCAAAATCCGCCGGGGAGAGGACCGGATTGAACCCCATTTCATAAAGGTCGGAATGGATCAGCTCATGGCCGCTGGCGGAAAGCGTTTCGGCAATCCGGTCGCGCATCGCCGTAACGAAGGAATCGCGTTCGGAATGGGCATGGACGAGAAGGGCTGTAGGCATCGAATTCCCCGGAATTTATGTAATGACTTACATTGCGTGGTCCGGAAAAAAGGTCAACAGGTTTACGAAATTCGCTCGAAAATTTTCCCGGCGATCCGTAGCGCGGTGCCGTTTGCGTGGATAACCAAGCTGAAATCAGCTGATTGCATTTCATGACTGCAGGAACGAGTGGCCGCCGTGCATTCCGGTGGCTTTGATTGGTCCGCGCACTTGCGCCAGTTTGTCGATTTCAATTTAACATGAGAAAGACGGTTTACGTTTGAAAAGGGGGATCGAGGACATGAGTCACGCGAACACTGTTTTGAAATTGGTGCAGCAGAAGCCCGGCCTCACGGAATTGGAGATTTCGAAGCATTTGTTCGGAAAGGAAGGAGTCCAGCAAAGGGTAAATTATATTTGCCGCAGATTGGTCAAAGAGCAGAAAATTGAACGTCGAGGCGCAGGATACCAGTCTGATCCGTATGCCTATTATCCGCTCCAAAAAAGCTTTGTAACTCCAGAGATAATCGCCTCGAAGCTCGAATCAAAACCAGCTTCGTTGTCTGCTGCAAAGCCCGTCCTCACCAAGTCCTACCTATTGACCTGTGGCTTTAAGATGTGCGCGACCTGGAGATTGAGTAGTGGAGAGGTAATAGAATTCGATTGCCGTTTACCTACTGAGCGGGGCGTCTATGCGTTCTGTAAGGGCGATGTCGTTCAATATATTGGAGTCGCCGCAAAGGGGATCGCAAAGCGTTTATATTTTTACACTCGCCCAGGCCCAAGGCAGATTACCAACATACGAATTAATGCCATCATCAAGAGTGAGCTTGCGCAAGGCCGCAAACTTGAAATTCTTGCGGCTATGCCTTCAAACTTTGATTGGAATGGCTTGCCTGTCGATGGAGTCATGGGTTTGGAAGCAGGTTTAATTAACCGTTATTCACTTCCATGGAATGTGAGGGGGGCATGAAGTTAATTGTAGGCTTCATACTAGGAGCAGTTGGTAGCTTTGCGCTAGGATGGACCCTGCTGACGGTTTTAGGACTCTGGTTGGCAAAATGACCGAAAACCCGCCGCTTGAATCCTGCCAAGGCAGGGCGGCTCAAGCCCGTCATTGCGGAGGGCCATGCCGCTTACTCTGATTTGAACATATAAAATAAAATGGTCGGGGAGAGAGGATTCGAACCTCCGGCCCCTGCCTCCCGAAGACAGTGCTCTACCAGGCTGAGCTACTCCCCGACCGGTGCCGCCACAGAAGCTGTGGAGCAAGGCAGAGGCGGCCCTATAGGAGCGAGAGGGCGGGGTGGCAAGCGGGCATTTGCAGGTTTAGGAATAGCCCATGGCCAGTCTTGCACAATCGACCGATTCTCTTTCTTCCCCTCACTGGGAATGGCAGTATCTCGAGCTTATGCGCCGGATCTGGCGGCAAGGCGACGAACGCATCGACCGCACCGGCGTCGGCACGCGATCCGTTTTTGGCGCCGAGCTTCGCTTCGATTTGTCCGACGGCCGGATGCCCTTGCTCACGACCAAGCGAGTCTATTGGAAGACGGCAAGCCGGGAGATGCTGTGGTTTCTCACCGGCGATACGAATATCCGTGCGCTGTGCGCGCAGAACGTTCAGATCTGGACGGACTGGCCGCTGGATCGCTACCGCAGGGAGACGGGCGATCCGATTAGCCGGGAAGATTTTTCCGCGAGAATCGTCGAGGATGAACGGTTCGCGGAGCGCTGGGGCGACCTTGGCCCGGTCTATGGCAAGCAATGGGTCGATTGGCCCACCTATGAGCCTGTGGGCGACGGCTCGTTTCGCGCTGGCCCGGGCATCAATCAGGTGGCGCAGGTGGTGCGAAGCCTGCGCGAGAATCCGGGCAGCCGGCGGCATATCATCGAAGGCTGGAATGTGG contains:
- the thyA gene encoding thymidylate synthase, yielding MASLAQSTDSLSSPHWEWQYLELMRRIWRQGDERIDRTGVGTRSVFGAELRFDLSDGRMPLLTTKRVYWKTASREMLWFLTGDTNIRALCAQNVQIWTDWPLDRYRRETGDPISREDFSARIVEDERFAERWGDLGPVYGKQWVDWPTYEPVGDGSFRAGPGINQVAQVVRSLRENPGSRRHIIEGWNVAELDGMALPPCHKTYQFHVAGSRLNGLLYQRSCDVALGLPFNLWGAALLVRMLAQQSGLEPGELVWMGGDVHLYLNHAALVEEQLSRTPSGDPRMEILRLPESIFAYRIEDFQVSGYEPQTHIPAPVAV
- a CDS encoding host attachment family protein, translating into MLLAHNTVIALIDGKRFELFRNAGNEAEPQLAPLPAPRLDKHNKGAGAHHYSSSGNPTGHLLDEDAHAAAVADWLNRQVLDHKIEKLVVIAAPRTLGELRRHFHKQLELALQGELAKDLIGRPAPEILAALRGK
- a CDS encoding NAD(P)H-dependent oxidoreductase, whose protein sequence is MPTALLVHAHSERDSFVTAMRDRIAETLSASGHELIHSDLYEMGFNPVLSPADFGERGNPDHLVYALEQRHNFNAGTLAPDLVAEIEKVKQADLIVLTFPLFWFGTPAIMKGWFDRVFISGEFYGGKTIYERGGMAGKKASAAFSLGGREDMVGARGIHGPLVHGMLRHLFQGTLGYVGMEVIEPFVAHNIPYQPLEVRRKCLDDLGAYFADLDSKPRIPIPDLANFGPRFEQL
- a CDS encoding phytanoyl-CoA dioxygenase family protein, with translation MEGQYSQYAEGFAEDGVVLIPGALDWQEMDLLEMCYEAHFNADKQLAERMYGDGKDEIYFLTDNTIRSSERYQRLMSETRIADIARDLFGGRDTYYYLEQMWQKTGGARRTAWHQDTSYIPFYGPGLLIFWIPLDPLDEENVLEVVRKSHNGTLFNASMYDPTDFTAPLYDEKDLPRLPNIEAEREKWDIFSTSMQRGDVLAFHPGCLHGGAPTRPDQLRRSYTFRFFSDEAYFRPLPGKRDLGTNKFSNQRQNTDDRIVMKGFGVLNPGDPLCNSDEWERVRTAIDA
- a CDS encoding GIY-YIG nuclease family protein, producing the protein MSHANTVLKLVQQKPGLTELEISKHLFGKEGVQQRVNYICRRLVKEQKIERRGAGYQSDPYAYYPLQKSFVTPEIIASKLESKPASLSAAKPVLTKSYLLTCGFKMCATWRLSSGEVIEFDCRLPTERGVYAFCKGDVVQYIGVAAKGIAKRLYFYTRPGPRQITNIRINAIIKSELAQGRKLEILAAMPSNFDWNGLPVDGVMGLEAGLINRYSLPWNVRGA
- a CDS encoding cytochrome P450; this encodes MSLISNFDHYATPLGPDGTPYEYFEMIRDEAIAAGEEIAWSNAHGGFWVVTSWQASREIHQNTVDFSNSAVTFPQYSTPSGKPFMLSGQDEPDHTHYRRMVQAPFTKVRANRMLDDMRAIADMLVDRVIDKGRIDVCQATDPMPGYAFCAIVGLSMEDAEKFRRFVHAMVEGATDPEAAAPVMKEMEAYWRETVELRRKEPNDGLLSEIINSEYDGQRLNDEELLDFFTVLLLGGFDNTLRFLANCFYRLAWDKELRRQLTRKPELIPSAVDEFLRLDGPACIFRKVVNPITIAGVDLQPGQIVGMIHQITNRDPRQFPHPDRFIPDRKPNHHFAFGIGIHHCLGAYLAKVEAIAMIERFLARIPEFELDPERPTRWVSGQVGGMHEVPILFEPGKVSQSLAA
- a CDS encoding succinate dehydrogenase assembly factor 2, producing the protein MSNVSAPGSVRLARLKFRAWHRGTREADYMIGGFFDRYHTQWGAAEIDWFEDLLEEDDVDVMAWALRTMPVPERFAGEQMTLMQQLDYVEIPR
- a CDS encoding helix-turn-helix domain-containing protein, giving the protein MFQMDTAQACSAGYDWFRSCWNVVPSSKEDCTISQKHRLQGDCLFVDTKIRGCEGHRGENEIVHSQEDGLYVTLYNAGGLRFSAGSRESVMQAGDILLWDTSLTGSFDCRAGASGRTILFPRRMVERRLGSGNRISGMQSDRHDARTLLLRSYLEKLHDLAGKTAEYILNDLLEASLELTYLCMIGGDDLPDRARTRAAFQDIRKDIRDHIGSEDLTPAASAARLGMSLRSLQTTLSTHGTTFTALLANERMKRAAQMLRSPALAGASLSEIALSLGFYDQAHFSNAFRRYYRMSPRQYRNLS
- the recG gene encoding ATP-dependent DNA helicase RecG is translated as MRPECLNPVFAETDSLDGVGPKLRKPLEKLGLNRLRDLAYHLPDRFVQRRAVGNLDEASVGEQIVIALTPTEHRSTSGRGPYRVLAQDAAGNICALTYFGRASYTAKKQLPVGEMRWVAGRLDQYGQMLQIVHPDHVAEESSAMLGQLCEPVYALSEGLTQPRIAALVQQALGRLPKLPEWIEPGLLAKMQWPVWRDALLLAHKAEHPAARDRLAYDELLANSLALMLVRDANRSRKGTPLTGDNSLRAKLDLPFPLTGAQQRSIREIEGDLAQGAPMLRLLQGDVGAGKTVVALEAMLLAVEAGAQAAMLAPTEILARQHYQTLRGLAAPTGVNIALLTGRDKGKARESILMGLMDGSIDIVVGTHAIFQESVSYRNLALVVIDEQHRFGVGQRLMLTQKGKRTPHCLAMTATPIPRTLTLAQYGEMDVSRLDEMPPGRQPIDTRVIAVDRLADVAAGVERHIASGQQAYWVCPMVRDSETEDLAAAEARFTSLKARFGDAVVLVHGQLKPEIKDAAMERFASGDARVLVATTVIEVGVDVPNATLMVIEQAERFGLAQLHQLRGRVGRGSEKSVCLLLRGEHLSETARQRLGLMRETQDGFRLAEEDLKLRGGGELLGTRQSGDTPFNVANLEQIQRLLPLAHDDARLLVERDGGLSSPRGEAARILLYLFERDWGVQLLRGG